A DNA window from Ficedula albicollis isolate OC2 chromosome 1, FicAlb1.5, whole genome shotgun sequence contains the following coding sequences:
- the LOC101814573 gene encoding POU domain, class 3, transcription factor 3 → GGAKQFNQRRIKLGFTQADVGLALGTLYGNVFSQTTICRFEALQLSFKNMCKLKPLLNKWLEEADSSTGSPTSIDKIAAQGRKRKKRTSIEVSVKGALESHFLKCPKPSAQEITNLADSLQLEKEVVRVWFCNRRQKEKRMTPPGIQQQTPDDVYSQVGTVNSDTPPPHHGLQTSVQ, encoded by the coding sequence gggggcgccaaGCAGTTCAATCAGCGGCGGATTAAGCTGGGCTTCACCCAGGCCGATGTGGGGCTGGCGCTGGGCACCCTCTACGGCAACGTCTTCTCGCAGACCACCATCTGCCGCTTCGaggccctgcagctcagcttcaAGAACATGTGCAAGCTGAAGCCTTTGTTGAACAAGTGGCTGGAGGAAGCCGACTCTTCCACGGGCAGTCCCACCAGCATCGACAAGATCGCCGCCcagggcaggaagaggaagaagcgGACCTCCATCGAGGTGAGTGTCAAGGGGGCCTTGGAGAGCCACTTTCTGAAATGCCCCAAGCCCTCCGCCCAGGAGATTACGAACCTAGCGGacagcctgcagctggagaaggaggtggTCAGGGTTTGGTTTTGCAATCGGAGGCAGAAAGAGAAACGGATGACCCCCCCGGGGATCCAGCAGCAGACCCCCGACGATGTCTACTCCCAGGTCGGCACCGTCAACTCCGACACGCCGCCCCCTCACCACGGACTGCAGACCAGCGTGCAGTGA